Proteins from one Streptomyces sp. NBC_00390 genomic window:
- a CDS encoding type II toxin-antitoxin system PemK/MazF family toxin, which yields MTTFSGSSRPNGCDPADQLPGRSGPAATTEADPNRVGPVRTSYAPDRDGDPDPGEIVWTWVPFEENDGRGKDRPVLVVAREQAGTVLAVQLSSKAHDDDREWVAIGTGSWDSARRSSWVDLDRVLRVHEDGMRREACALDRPRFDTVVQRLRERYGWS from the coding sequence GTGACGACCTTCTCCGGCTCCTCCCGCCCGAACGGCTGCGACCCCGCGGACCAGTTGCCCGGCCGCAGCGGTCCCGCGGCCACGACCGAGGCCGATCCCAACCGGGTGGGGCCGGTGCGCACCTCGTACGCCCCGGACCGGGACGGTGATCCCGACCCCGGCGAGATCGTCTGGACATGGGTGCCGTTCGAGGAGAACGACGGCCGCGGCAAGGACCGGCCGGTGCTGGTCGTCGCCAGGGAGCAGGCCGGCACCGTGCTCGCCGTGCAGCTGTCCAGCAAGGCCCATGACGACGACCGTGAGTGGGTGGCGATAGGCACCGGATCGTGGGACAGCGCGCGCCGCTCCTCGTGGGTGGACCTCGACCGTGTGCTGCGGGTGCACGAGGACGGTATGCGCCGGGAGGCGTGCGCGCTGGACCGGCCCCGCTTCGACACCGTCGTGCAGCGTCTGCGCGAGCGCTACGGCTGGAGCTGA
- a CDS encoding TIGR02452 family protein has product MSARLRGIAKQTEEIVGAGRYRLPHGNEVPMSEELAAARAGTRMYGPAAVPVTPDTDRTTAFEVTGESSMEAARRLTGAGPEPVAVLNFASARNPGGGYLNGAQAQEEALCRSSALYTTLLQAPEFYDHHRADRSPFYSDRVIHSPSVPVFRDDRGRLLERPYTVGFLTSPAPNAGVITSRAPQEAHRIPAALASRAERVLETAAERGYRRLVLGAWGCGVFRNDPATVAGAFHALLGPGGRFAGHFDEVVFAVLDRTAASSTLGAFRSTFAAQLQP; this is encoded by the coding sequence ATGAGTGCACGACTACGGGGGATCGCGAAACAGACCGAGGAGATCGTCGGGGCAGGCCGCTACCGTCTGCCCCACGGGAACGAGGTGCCGATGTCCGAGGAGCTCGCCGCGGCGCGGGCGGGCACCAGGATGTACGGCCCCGCAGCCGTACCGGTCACACCGGACACCGACCGCACCACGGCCTTCGAGGTCACGGGCGAGAGCAGCATGGAAGCCGCCCGCCGGCTGACCGGCGCCGGCCCGGAGCCCGTCGCGGTCCTGAACTTCGCCTCCGCCCGCAATCCCGGCGGTGGCTACCTGAACGGCGCGCAGGCCCAGGAAGAGGCCCTGTGCCGCTCGTCGGCCCTGTACACGACGCTTCTGCAGGCCCCCGAGTTCTACGACCACCACCGCGCCGACCGCAGCCCGTTCTACAGCGACCGGGTCATCCATTCGCCGTCGGTGCCGGTCTTCCGCGACGACCGCGGACGGCTGCTGGAGCGGCCGTACACTGTCGGTTTCCTCACCTCACCGGCGCCGAACGCCGGCGTGATCACCAGCCGTGCGCCACAGGAGGCGCACCGCATCCCGGCCGCTCTCGCGTCCCGAGCCGAGCGGGTCCTGGAGACCGCGGCCGAGCGCGGCTACCGCAGACTGGTGCTCGGAGCATGGGGCTGCGGAGTGTTCCGCAACGACCCGGCGACGGTCGCCGGAGCCTTCCACGCGCTGCTCGGGCCGGGCGGCCGGTTCGCCGGTCATTTCGACGAGGTGGTGTTCGCGGTGCTCGACCGCACGGCGGCATCCTCGACGCTCGGTGCCTTCCGCAGCACGTTCGCCGCTCAGCTCCAGCCGTAG
- the egtA gene encoding ergothioneine biosynthesis glutamate--cysteine ligase EgtA, translating into MHPPDTGDFGRPISEDDAEDLLRCICFKTGPPRTLGAELEWLVQERDQPERQVAADRLAAAHDHVRALPLQSALTFEPGGQLELSSRPAATVMECIDSLAADLEAVRTALAPAGLTLTGLGLDPYHPPRRLLHEPRYDAMESYLDRSGPSGRAMMCSSTAIQVCLDAGEAEPGPLGHGRRWRLAHLLGAVLLAAFANSPFRAGRRTGWRSTRQAVWASLDPVRPLSPPLDAEPRSAWARHVLDAPVMMVRRAEGPWYLPHGLSFRGWIRSGAPRPPTANDLEYHLTTLFPPVRPRGHLELRMIDTQPGEHGWMVPVAVTAALFDDPEAAETVYRAVKPLAETAGSLPAPLNPLWVRAARHGLADPELHYAAAAAFTAALEALERIGASQAVIEAVAAFHERHVLRGRCPADDLRLPALTEERGT; encoded by the coding sequence ATGCACCCACCCGATACCGGCGACTTCGGCCGTCCGATATCCGAGGACGATGCTGAGGACCTGCTCCGATGTATCTGCTTCAAGACCGGCCCGCCCCGCACCCTGGGAGCGGAGCTGGAATGGCTGGTCCAGGAGCGCGACCAGCCCGAACGCCAGGTGGCGGCCGACCGCCTCGCCGCCGCTCACGACCACGTACGTGCACTCCCCCTCCAATCCGCTCTCACCTTCGAACCCGGCGGCCAGCTGGAGCTCAGCTCGCGACCTGCCGCCACCGTGATGGAGTGCATCGACTCCCTCGCCGCCGATCTTGAGGCCGTGCGCACCGCGCTCGCCCCGGCAGGCCTGACTCTCACCGGGCTCGGCCTCGACCCCTACCACCCACCGCGCCGCCTGCTCCACGAGCCCCGCTACGACGCCATGGAGTCGTATCTGGACCGATCGGGTCCGTCGGGTCGCGCCATGATGTGCAGTTCGACCGCCATCCAGGTCTGTCTGGACGCGGGCGAGGCCGAGCCCGGCCCGCTCGGGCACGGCAGACGCTGGCGACTGGCCCATCTGCTGGGCGCGGTTCTGCTGGCCGCGTTCGCCAACTCTCCTTTCCGTGCGGGGCGTCGGACCGGCTGGCGGTCGACACGACAGGCCGTGTGGGCTTCCCTCGACCCCGTACGCCCCCTCTCCCCACCGCTGGACGCGGAGCCGCGCTCGGCCTGGGCGAGACATGTGCTGGACGCCCCGGTGATGATGGTGCGCCGTGCCGAAGGGCCGTGGTACCTGCCCCACGGGCTCAGCTTCCGGGGGTGGATACGCTCAGGCGCCCCTCGCCCGCCCACCGCCAATGATCTCGAATACCACCTGACCACCCTGTTTCCTCCGGTGCGCCCGCGCGGCCATCTGGAGCTGCGGATGATCGACACCCAGCCCGGCGAACACGGCTGGATGGTGCCCGTCGCGGTCACCGCGGCCCTGTTCGACGATCCGGAGGCGGCCGAGACGGTGTACCGCGCCGTCAAGCCGCTCGCCGAGACGGCCGGTTCGCTGCCCGCCCCGCTCAATCCGCTGTGGGTCCGCGCCGCTCGGCACGGACTGGCGGATCCCGAGCTGCACTACGCCGCCGCCGCCGCTTTCACCGCCGCGCTGGAGGCTCTGGAGCGCATCGGCGCCTCCCAGGCCGTCATCGAGGCAGTCGCCGCATTCCATGAGCGCCATGTCCTGCGGGGCCGCTGTCCCGCCGACGATCTGCGCCTTCCCGCCCTGACCGAGGAACGTGGCACATGA
- the egtB gene encoding ergothioneine biosynthesis protein EgtB: protein MTDDLRTRALEALTAARTRTATLTSCVDDDELTAQHSPLMSPLVWDLAHIGNQEEQWLLRTVGGREALRPEIDSVYDAFEHPRALRPTLPLLAPAEARVYASDVRGRVLDILERTPLEGGPLLDAAFAFGMIAQHEQQHDETMLITHQLRRGPAALTAPEPPATGNGQLLPSEVLVPAGPFTMGTSSEPWALDNERPAHERVVPAYCIDTVPVTCGAYQAFIEDGGYTQRCWWADEGWEQIRQHGIGAPLFWRREGGVWLRRRFGVTEEVPPDEPVLHVSWYEADAYARWAGRRLPTEAEWEKAARHDPGSGRTRRYPWGDEEPTPAHANLGQRHLRPAAAGSYPEGASPLGVRQLIGDVWEWTSSDFLAYPGFAAFPYREYSEVFFGSEYKVLRGGSFAVDPVACRGTFRNWDLPVRRQIFSGFRTARDADGQTGGPA, encoded by the coding sequence ATGACCGACGACCTGCGCACGCGCGCCCTGGAGGCGCTCACCGCCGCCCGTACCCGTACGGCGACCTTGACGTCGTGCGTCGACGACGACGAACTGACCGCCCAGCACTCACCATTGATGTCCCCGCTGGTCTGGGACCTCGCGCACATCGGCAACCAGGAGGAGCAGTGGCTGCTGCGTACCGTCGGCGGCCGTGAGGCGCTGCGGCCCGAGATCGACTCGGTCTACGACGCGTTCGAGCACCCCCGCGCGCTGCGGCCGACGCTGCCGCTGCTCGCCCCGGCCGAAGCGCGCGTGTATGCCTCGGACGTCCGCGGGCGGGTGCTGGACATACTTGAGCGGACCCCGCTGGAGGGCGGTCCGCTTCTCGACGCGGCGTTCGCCTTCGGGATGATCGCCCAGCACGAACAGCAGCACGACGAGACCATGCTGATCACCCATCAGCTCAGAAGGGGCCCGGCGGCACTGACCGCACCCGAGCCGCCGGCGACCGGGAACGGGCAGCTGCTTCCATCCGAAGTCCTCGTCCCCGCAGGCCCGTTCACCATGGGCACATCCTCCGAGCCCTGGGCCCTGGACAACGAGCGGCCCGCGCACGAGCGTGTGGTGCCCGCGTACTGCATCGACACGGTGCCGGTGACCTGCGGCGCCTACCAGGCGTTCATCGAGGACGGCGGCTACACCCAGCGCTGCTGGTGGGCGGACGAGGGCTGGGAGCAGATCCGGCAGCACGGCATCGGCGCGCCCCTGTTCTGGCGGCGCGAGGGCGGGGTGTGGCTGCGCCGCCGCTTCGGGGTGACCGAGGAGGTCCCCCCGGACGAGCCGGTGCTCCATGTGAGCTGGTACGAGGCCGACGCGTACGCCCGCTGGGCGGGACGGCGCCTGCCCACCGAGGCGGAGTGGGAGAAGGCCGCCCGGCACGACCCGGGATCGGGCCGGACGCGGCGCTATCCGTGGGGCGACGAGGAGCCGACACCGGCGCACGCCAACCTGGGCCAGCGCCATCTGCGGCCCGCCGCGGCCGGCAGCTACCCCGAGGGCGCCTCGCCGCTGGGTGTGCGGCAGCTGATCGGGGACGTGTGGGAGTGGACGTCGAGCGACTTCCTTGCCTATCCCGGGTTTGCCGCCTTCCCCTATCGCGAGTACTCGGAGGTCTTCTTCGGCAGCGAGTACAAGGTGCTGCGCGGCGGCTCGTTCGCCGTGGACCCGGTGGCCTGCCGGGGTACCTTCCGCAACTGGGACCTGCCGGTGCGCCGGCAGATCTTCTCCGGCTTCCGCACCGCACGGGACGCGGACGGGCAGACGGGGGGTCCGGCCTGA
- the egtC gene encoding ergothioneine biosynthesis protein EgtC translates to MCRHIAFLGTPQPLGALLVEPPHALVRQSWAPRRQRHGTVNADGFGVGWYAEGDPVPARYRRSGPIWADLPFADLARVVRSAAVLAAVRDATEPGADGEAAAAPYAFGNWLFSHNGAVRGWPASLAPLAATLPAADLLSLESRCDAALLWALVLHRLRAGDSLGQALADTVREVAEAAPGSRLNLLLTDGREIAATAWGDTLWYLTEPGRRTVVASEPYDDDPLWQEAPDRTVLTATRAEVLLTELKEPNR, encoded by the coding sequence ATGTGCAGGCACATCGCCTTCCTGGGGACGCCGCAGCCGCTCGGCGCCCTCCTCGTCGAGCCGCCGCACGCACTGGTGCGCCAGTCGTGGGCGCCGCGCCGGCAGCGGCACGGCACGGTCAACGCGGACGGTTTCGGCGTCGGCTGGTACGCGGAGGGTGACCCCGTACCCGCCCGCTACCGGCGCTCCGGGCCGATCTGGGCGGATCTCCCGTTCGCCGATCTGGCCCGGGTCGTGCGCAGTGCCGCGGTGCTGGCCGCCGTACGCGATGCGACCGAGCCGGGTGCGGACGGCGAGGCGGCGGCCGCCCCTTACGCCTTCGGGAACTGGCTGTTCAGCCACAACGGGGCGGTGCGGGGCTGGCCCGCCTCCCTGGCGCCGCTGGCGGCGACGCTTCCCGCGGCGGACCTTCTCTCCCTGGAGTCCCGCTGTGATGCGGCGCTGCTGTGGGCGCTGGTGCTGCACCGGCTGCGCGCCGGCGACAGCCTCGGCCAGGCTCTGGCGGACACCGTCCGCGAGGTGGCGGAGGCCGCGCCGGGCTCCCGCCTCAATCTGCTGCTCACCGACGGCCGCGAGATCGCCGCGACCGCATGGGGCGACACCCTGTGGTACCTGACGGAGCCCGGCCGCCGCACGGTCGTGGCATCGGAGCCCTACGACGACGATCCACTGTGGCAGGAGGCGCCCGATCGCACCGTGCTCACCGCGACCCGCGCCGAGGTCCTGCTGACCGAGCTCAAGGAGCCCAACCGATGA
- the egtD gene encoding L-histidine N(alpha)-methyltransferase, with protein MSPFLLTRTLPEDATDAALRSDVLHGLTRTPKELPPKWFYDTRGSELFEEITRLPEYYPTRAEREILAARAPEIAAASGARTLVELGSGSSEKTRYLLDALPELHSYVPVDVSESALVGAAEALLAERPTLHVHALIADFTRGLALPGTPGPRLVAFLGGTIGNLLPAERGVFLRSVRSLLSPGDSLLLGTDLVKDEDVLVRAYDDAAGVTAEFNKNVLAVIARELDADVDPADFDHVARWDRGNEWIEMRLRARHAVTVKIPELDLVVPFEAGEEMRTEVSAKFRQEGVRKELADADMELTRWWTDEAGRFALSLAGPR; from the coding sequence ATGAGCCCGTTTCTGCTCACCCGCACCCTCCCCGAGGACGCCACGGACGCCGCGCTGCGCTCCGATGTGCTGCATGGCCTGACCCGTACGCCCAAGGAACTGCCGCCCAAGTGGTTCTACGACACGCGAGGAAGTGAGCTGTTCGAGGAGATCACCCGCCTGCCGGAGTACTACCCCACCCGGGCGGAGCGGGAGATCCTGGCCGCCCGCGCGCCGGAGATCGCCGCGGCCAGCGGCGCACGCACCCTGGTGGAGCTGGGATCCGGCTCGTCGGAGAAGACCCGCTACCTGCTGGACGCGCTGCCGGAGCTGCACAGCTATGTGCCGGTCGATGTGAGTGAGAGCGCTCTCGTCGGCGCGGCGGAGGCACTGCTCGCCGAGCGGCCCACGCTCCATGTGCATGCGCTGATCGCCGACTTCACCCGGGGGCTGGCTCTGCCGGGCACCCCCGGGCCGCGTCTGGTCGCCTTCCTCGGCGGCACGATCGGCAATCTGCTGCCCGCCGAGCGGGGGGTGTTCCTGCGTTCGGTGCGCTCGCTGCTGTCCCCCGGGGACAGTCTGCTGCTGGGCACGGACCTGGTGAAGGACGAGGACGTGCTGGTGCGGGCCTACGACGACGCGGCCGGGGTGACGGCGGAGTTCAACAAGAACGTGCTGGCCGTCATCGCACGGGAGCTGGACGCCGACGTCGACCCGGCCGACTTCGACCATGTGGCGCGGTGGGACCGCGGGAACGAGTGGATCGAGATGCGGCTGCGGGCGCGCCACGCCGTGACCGTGAAGATTCCCGAGCTGGACCTGGTGGTGCCGTTCGAGGCGGGCGAGGAGATGCGCACGGAGGTGTCAGCGAAGTTCCGTCAGGAAGGTGTGCGCAAGGAACTCGCCGATGCGGACATGGAGCTGACGCGCTGGTGGACCGACGAGGCGGGCAGATTCGCGCTCAGTCTCGCCGGGCCGCGCTGA
- a CDS encoding lysophospholipid acyltransferase family protein, giving the protein MSVWLPSAPCTPQGCATRSGAPAGRIAATARLLAGTSVVVAGVLLAPVVALSAVLLGPGIRDRLARRWARAVLRSFGVRVRIVGSPQHQRASLVVANHISWLDIPLVAAVLPGRMVAKSEVRRWPVLGPLAARGGTLFLERDRLRALPATVASMAAAMRAGSRLIVFPEGSTWCGRDQGRFRPAAFQAALDAGVAVQPVRIGYTPTGPAAFVGDDQLGASLWRVVAAGGLTAEIRLLEPILPGACADRRSLARAAQSRVARSRTDQRGPARLSANLPASSVHQRVSSMSASASSLRTPS; this is encoded by the coding sequence ATGAGCGTCTGGCTGCCCAGCGCGCCCTGCACCCCGCAGGGCTGCGCCACCCGTTCGGGCGCACCCGCCGGCCGGATCGCCGCGACTGCCCGGCTTCTGGCCGGTACTTCGGTGGTCGTCGCCGGGGTGCTGCTCGCACCGGTCGTGGCCCTGTCGGCCGTACTCCTCGGTCCCGGGATCCGCGACCGGCTGGCCCGCCGGTGGGCGCGTGCGGTGCTGCGCTCCTTCGGCGTCCGCGTACGGATCGTCGGAAGCCCGCAGCACCAGCGGGCGTCCCTGGTGGTCGCCAACCACATCTCCTGGCTGGACATCCCGCTGGTCGCGGCCGTACTGCCAGGGCGGATGGTGGCCAAGAGCGAGGTACGCCGCTGGCCCGTCCTCGGGCCGCTCGCCGCCCGCGGCGGCACCTTGTTCCTGGAACGGGACCGGCTGCGCGCCCTGCCGGCCACGGTGGCATCGATGGCGGCGGCGATGCGCGCCGGCTCACGGCTGATCGTCTTTCCCGAGGGCTCCACGTGGTGCGGCCGGGACCAGGGCCGGTTCCGTCCCGCCGCCTTTCAGGCCGCCCTGGACGCGGGCGTCGCCGTCCAGCCCGTACGCATCGGCTACACGCCCACCGGCCCGGCCGCATTCGTCGGCGACGATCAGCTGGGTGCGTCGCTGTGGCGGGTGGTGGCGGCCGGCGGGCTCACCGCGGAGATACGGCTGCTGGAGCCGATCCTCCCGGGAGCCTGCGCCGACCGCCGCTCACTGGCCCGGGCCGCGCAGTCCCGCGTCGCCCGGAGCCGGACCGATCAGCGCGGCCCGGCGAGACTGAGCGCGAATCTGCCCGCCTCGTCGGTCCACCAGCGCGTCAGCTCCATGTCCGCATCGGCGAGTTCCTTGCGCACACCTTCCTGA
- a CDS encoding GNAT family N-acyltransferase: protein MPASPLVVPAPLPQAPSPVPVPTLTPGAEHDQPRYVVSLARDQEDVRAAQRLRHQVFAGEMGARLDGPEPGLDIDAFDMYCDHLLVREADTGEVVGTYRLLPPDRARVAGRIYSESEFDLTRLAPIRDDLVEVGRSCVHPLHRNGAVIALIWAGLARYMTRTGHNWLAGCCSIPLADGGTLAAATWDTVKAKNLAPEEYWVTPHKLWNPESVVRPEGRTELPPLLRGYLRLGAWVCGAPAHDPDFGVADLYVLLSLRRTNPRYLRHFLSLAPVR, encoded by the coding sequence ATGCCCGCATCCCCCCTCGTCGTCCCCGCGCCGCTTCCCCAGGCGCCGTCGCCGGTGCCTGTCCCCACCCTCACCCCTGGCGCCGAGCACGACCAGCCGCGCTATGTCGTCTCGCTCGCCCGCGACCAGGAGGACGTACGCGCCGCCCAGCGGCTGCGCCACCAGGTGTTCGCCGGCGAGATGGGTGCCCGGCTCGACGGCCCGGAGCCGGGGCTCGACATCGATGCCTTCGACATGTACTGCGACCACCTGCTGGTACGCGAGGCCGACACCGGCGAGGTCGTCGGCACCTACCGGCTGCTGCCGCCCGACCGCGCCCGCGTCGCCGGGCGGATCTACTCCGAGAGCGAGTTCGACCTGACCCGCCTTGCCCCCATCCGCGACGACCTCGTCGAGGTCGGCCGCTCCTGCGTGCACCCCCTGCACCGCAACGGCGCTGTCATCGCCCTGATATGGGCGGGGCTCGCCCGCTACATGACCCGCACCGGGCACAACTGGCTGGCGGGCTGCTGCTCCATCCCGCTCGCCGACGGCGGCACGCTCGCCGCCGCGACCTGGGACACGGTGAAGGCCAAGAACCTCGCACCCGAGGAGTACTGGGTCACCCCGCACAAGCTCTGGAACCCCGAATCCGTCGTCCGGCCCGAGGGACGCACCGAGCTGCCGCCCCTGCTGCGCGGCTATCTGCGTCTCGGCGCCTGGGTGTGCGGAGCGCCCGCCCACGACCCCGACTTCGGCGTCGCCGACCTGTACGTGCTCCTCTCGCTGCGCCGCACCAACCCGCGCTACCTGCGGCACTTCCTCTCCCTCGCCCCCGTGCGATGA
- a CDS encoding extracellular solute-binding protein, with protein sequence MTNRSLVLSTTLLCTVTLGGCGMIPGAGSATTTVRVWLMQDSVSDEFLERFTTAYEKEHPSVELDVTFQEWTGIGKKITTALEGDKAPDVIEVGNTQVAQYAESDALLDLTLESVRDLGNEEWLPGLAEPGSINGSQYGIPWYAANRVVIYNKDLFAGAGIEEPPKTRAAWLEVSEQLNTGGNQGIYLSGQDWYTLAGFIWDEKGELAVERGGGWEGALDTPAALRGMQFYKQLQSHGNGPRDADEMTPPQTDVFAKGKVAQIIAVPGAATVIEKANPALKGKLGYFPVPGKTAEAPGAVFTGGSDLIVPRGARERAEGVEVVKALASEEWQTDLATTMNYVPNKTTLAGVIDGEEGTRAMAAGAAHGRATPNSPQWADVEADNPIKPYMTAVLQGADPATAARAASKRITSALLP encoded by the coding sequence GTGACGAACCGCTCGCTCGTCCTGTCCACCACACTCCTGTGCACCGTCACCCTCGGCGGCTGCGGGATGATTCCGGGCGCCGGTTCCGCTACGACCACGGTCAGGGTCTGGCTGATGCAGGACAGCGTCTCCGACGAGTTCCTCGAACGCTTCACCACCGCCTACGAGAAGGAGCATCCCTCCGTCGAACTGGACGTCACCTTCCAGGAGTGGACCGGCATCGGCAAGAAGATCACCACGGCGCTCGAGGGCGACAAGGCCCCGGACGTCATCGAGGTGGGCAATACACAGGTGGCCCAGTACGCGGAGAGCGACGCGCTGCTCGACCTCACACTCGAGTCCGTACGCGACCTCGGCAACGAGGAATGGCTGCCGGGCCTCGCGGAACCGGGCAGCATCAACGGCTCGCAGTACGGCATCCCCTGGTACGCCGCCAACCGGGTCGTCATCTACAACAAGGACCTGTTCGCCGGCGCGGGCATCGAGGAGCCCCCGAAGACCCGCGCCGCATGGCTGGAGGTGTCGGAGCAGCTCAACACCGGTGGCAATCAGGGCATTTACCTCTCGGGCCAGGACTGGTACACCCTCGCCGGCTTCATCTGGGACGAGAAGGGCGAGCTGGCCGTCGAGCGGGGCGGCGGCTGGGAAGGGGCGCTGGACACCCCGGCCGCACTGCGCGGCATGCAGTTCTACAAGCAGCTCCAGTCCCACGGCAACGGACCCAGGGACGCGGACGAGATGACACCGCCGCAGACCGACGTCTTCGCCAAGGGCAAGGTCGCCCAGATCATCGCCGTGCCGGGCGCGGCGACCGTCATCGAGAAGGCCAATCCGGCGCTCAAGGGCAAGCTGGGCTACTTCCCCGTACCGGGCAAGACGGCCGAGGCACCGGGCGCGGTGTTCACCGGCGGTTCGGATCTGATCGTGCCGAGGGGTGCGCGGGAACGGGCCGAGGGCGTCGAGGTGGTCAAGGCACTGGCGAGCGAGGAGTGGCAGACGGACCTGGCCACGACGATGAACTACGTCCCCAACAAGACCACGCTCGCGGGCGTCATCGACGGCGAGGAAGGCACCAGGGCGATGGCCGCGGGGGCGGCCCACGGCAGGGCCACCCCGAACTCGCCCCAGTGGGCGGACGTCGAGGCCGACAACCCGATCAAGCCGTACATGACGGCGGTGCTCCAGGGCGCGGACCCCGCCACCGCCGCCCGCGCCGCCTCGAAGCGGATCACCTCCGCGCTGCTTCCCTAG
- a CDS encoding dodecin, which translates to MSNHTYRVTEIVGSSPDGVDQAIRNGIARASETLRGLDWFEVTQVRGHIVDGEIEHFQVGLKVGFRLEDTA; encoded by the coding sequence ATGTCCAATCACACCTACCGGGTCACCGAGATCGTGGGCAGTTCGCCCGACGGCGTCGACCAGGCCATCCGCAACGGCATCGCCCGCGCGTCCGAGACCCTGCGGGGACTGGACTGGTTCGAGGTGACCCAGGTGCGCGGCCATATCGTCGACGGGGAGATCGAACACTTCCAGGTCGGCCTGAAGGTCGGCTTCCGGCTCGAGGACACCGCCTGA
- a CDS encoding phosphatase domain-containing protein, with the protein MIRSRRPLAVFDLDGTLADSGHRQRFLERKPRDWDAFFAAAPKDPPLAEGVALCLEAAAECEVMYLTGRPERCRQDTLEWIAAQVLPQGRVYMRRDDDRRPARRTKLEILRRLGRDREIRMLVDDDELVCGDAERAGFRVVRARWSAAAASEAMRVAQQREGRT; encoded by the coding sequence GTGATACGCAGCCGCAGGCCTCTGGCCGTGTTCGACCTCGACGGGACGCTCGCCGACTCGGGACACCGTCAGCGCTTCCTGGAGCGCAAACCGCGCGACTGGGACGCCTTCTTCGCCGCCGCACCCAAGGACCCGCCACTCGCCGAGGGCGTGGCACTGTGCCTGGAGGCCGCCGCGGAGTGCGAGGTGATGTATCTCACGGGCCGGCCTGAGCGGTGCCGGCAGGACACTCTGGAGTGGATCGCCGCGCAGGTGCTGCCGCAGGGACGCGTGTACATGCGACGCGACGACGACCGGCGGCCGGCGCGCAGGACCAAGCTGGAGATCCTGCGCAGGCTCGGCCGCGACCGGGAGATCCGGATGCTGGTGGACGACGACGAACTGGTGTGCGGCGACGCCGAACGGGCGGGCTTCAGGGTCGTACGTGCCCGGTGGTCGGCCGCTGCGGCGTCGGAGGCGATGCGCGTCGCACAGCAGCGTGAGGGCCGCACCTGA
- a CDS encoding LLM class flavin-dependent oxidoreductase has protein sequence MSSPIASVRLSVLDRSRIREGHDGPSALRETVRLAQEVEAFGYHRFWVSEHHGVPGVAGSAPTVLAAAVAAATSTIRVGTGGVMLPNHQPLVVAEQFGVLESLYPGRVDMGLGRSVGFTDGVRRALGRDRKDADGFAEQLDELLGYFDGSGGRPSDGSGTGGHRPGPQVHARPAEGLRVPPYVLATGEGASIAARAGLPLVIGDMRHRERMLSAIDLYRSGFRPSMWAQQPYVIVSGTVVVARTEQEARRLLGPEAWSAAYSRTQGSFPPLAAPERIESMTMTARERSHYEAGLEGHIAGTGAQVADVLSAVIRDSAADEVLVTTSTYDREALLDSFRRLARVAGLSAPARA, from the coding sequence GTGAGTTCACCGATCGCGTCCGTCCGGCTGTCCGTTCTCGACCGTTCCCGCATCCGCGAGGGTCATGACGGCCCTTCGGCGCTGCGGGAGACCGTGCGTCTCGCCCAGGAGGTGGAGGCGTTCGGCTACCACCGCTTCTGGGTCTCGGAGCACCACGGCGTGCCCGGTGTCGCGGGCTCCGCGCCGACCGTGCTCGCGGCGGCCGTGGCCGCGGCGACGTCGACGATCCGTGTCGGCACCGGCGGGGTGATGCTGCCCAACCACCAACCGCTCGTCGTCGCCGAGCAGTTCGGGGTGCTCGAGTCGCTGTACCCGGGCCGGGTCGACATGGGACTCGGCCGTTCGGTGGGCTTCACCGACGGCGTACGGCGGGCACTCGGACGGGACAGGAAGGACGCGGACGGCTTCGCCGAGCAGCTCGACGAGCTCCTGGGCTACTTCGACGGGTCCGGGGGCCGTCCGTCGGACGGGTCGGGCACCGGCGGGCACAGGCCCGGTCCGCAGGTGCACGCCCGCCCGGCCGAGGGTCTGCGCGTCCCGCCGTATGTGCTGGCCACCGGCGAGGGTGCCTCGATCGCGGCCCGCGCGGGGCTGCCGCTGGTCATCGGGGACATGCGCCACCGCGAGCGGATGCTCAGCGCCATCGACCTCTACCGCAGCGGGTTCCGGCCGTCGATGTGGGCCCAGCAGCCGTATGTCATCGTCTCGGGCACGGTCGTGGTGGCCCGGACCGAGCAGGAGGCACGCCGGCTGCTGGGACCGGAGGCCTGGTCGGCGGCGTACTCCCGTACGCAAGGCTCCTTTCCGCCGCTCGCCGCGCCGGAGCGGATCGAGTCGATGACGATGACCGCCCGCGAGCGCTCGCACTATGAAGCCGGCCTCGAGGGACACATCGCCGGGACCGGGGCCCAGGTGGCCGACGTACTGTCTGCGGTGATCAGGGACAGCGCGGCCGACGAGGTACTGGTCACGACCAGTACGTACGACCGCGAGGCGCTGCTGGACTCCTTCAGGCGGCTGGCCCGGGTGGCGGGCCTGTCCGCACCGGCCCGAGCCTGA